The Agrococcus carbonis sequence CGGCGGGGCGGGGGTGGATGCGTCAGGTCTGCACGACGAGGAACGGCTCGGTCGTCGGTGCCTCCGACCCGCCCTCGGGCTCGACCGTGACGCCCACGGCGACCCCCGCATCCCACCGCCCCTCGAGCAGCACGGCGGTGCTCGCGCCCGCGGCCTCGAAGGTGCCGGCGCTGCGCGGCCCGGCCGCGTCGATGTACCACGCCTGGTAGGTGCTGCCGCTCGGCGCGGCGGGGAGGCCGTCGAAGAGCAGCACCGTCTGGGCGCGCTGCTGCGACCAGATGACGGTCGCCGTCCCGCCGTCGGCGAGCTCGATCTCGCTGCGCTGCGCATCGGAAGCCGCGACGACCGCGCCGAGCGCCTCCTGCCGACCGTCGCCGAGCTGCGCGCCGATCGCGATGCCGCCCGCGAGCAGCGCGGCGCCCGCGGCGATGGCCGCGACGACGCGCATGGGGCGCCAGCGGGCGCGGGCGCGGCGCTCGGCGGGCCCGGGCGCGCGCTCGGGCTGCGGGGGAGCGGCGGCCGTCGACGCCGGTGCCTCGGGGGGCGGCGCGGTAGCCGATGCGTCGGTCGGCTCGGCGGGCAGCTGCGGCTCGGCGCGGATGGCGCCGAGCACGCCCGCACGCAGGCTCGCCGGCGGCGGCACCTCGTCGTCGGCGAGGTGCGTGGCCGTCTCGGCGAGCAGCGCCGCCTCGCGCAGCGCCGCGGGCGAGGCCTCCGCCTCGAACCGCGCGCGCTCCTCGGGCGTGAGCGCGTCGAGCGCGTACGCGGCGGCGAGCCCATCGACCTCGCGCTCATGCGCCGGCCCGCCGGCGATGTC is a genomic window containing:
- a CDS encoding anti-sigma factor, which codes for MTGREDDIAGGPAHEREVDGLAAAYALDALTPEERARFEAEASPAALREAALLAETATHLADDEVPPPASLRAGVLGAIRAEPQLPAEPTDASATAPPPEAPASTAAAPPQPERAPGPAERRARARWRPMRVVAAIAAGAALLAGGIAIGAQLGDGRQEALGAVVAASDAQRSEIELADGGTATVIWSQQRAQTVLLFDGLPAAPSGSTYQAWYIDAAGPRSAGTFEAAGASTAVLLEGRWDAGVAVGVTVEPEGGSEAPTTEPFLVVQT